From Coffea arabica cultivar ET-39 chromosome 2e, Coffea Arabica ET-39 HiFi, whole genome shotgun sequence, the proteins below share one genomic window:
- the LOC140036315 gene encoding uncharacterized protein produces the protein MELPIFNGENPREWIRKANKFFKINGVKESMKSEITELYFKDRADTWFHGVFSGRETIPWNELSTSLYERFGDGTPEEAIKEFNGLMQTGSIADYLEKFEILKTLVMPSLPHLIDSYYKACFLSDLKEEIVNMVKMAKPSTLADAIEVVKITREKPESPTENS, from the coding sequence ATGGAACTACCGATTTTCAATGGGGAGAATCCAAGGGAGTGGATCAGGAAGGCTAAcaaattcttcaaaatcaaTGGTGTGAAAGAGAGCATGAAGTCTGAAATTACAGAATTATACTTCAAGGATAGAGCTGATACTTGGTTCCATGGAGTGTTTAGTGGTAGAGAAACAATCCCATGGAATGAGCTCTCTACTTCCTTATAtgagagatttggtgatgggACCCCAGAGGAGGCCATTAAGGAGTTCAACGGGCTGATGCAGACTGGCTCTATAGCTGATTacttggagaaatttgaaataCTCAAAACATTGGTAATGCCTTCTCTCCCTCATCTAATTGATTCCTATTACAAAGCATGTTTTCTGAGTGATTTAAAGGAAGAAATAGTAAACATGGTCAAGATGGCTAAGCCCTCAACTCTAGCAGATGCAATAGAAGTAGTTAAAATTACAAGAGAGAAACCTGAAAGCCCtacagaaaattcataa